From the genome of Verrucomicrobiia bacterium, one region includes:
- a CDS encoding SPFH domain-containing protein, with translation MPEPIAFLVKLAPWVVAVFILGSIALPNMMRILREYERGVIFRLGKLLGEKGPGLIFLIPFVDRMVKMDLRVVTIDVAKQEVMTRDNVPVSVDAVVYFRVIDSTSAVVKVENFLKATSLIAQTTLRSVLGQAELDELLAHRDKINQTLQEIIDRQTDPWGIKVTAVEVKDVALPDGMKRAMAKQAEAERERRAKIVNAEGEFQAAEKMVQAGQMISQEPIALQLRFLQTMREISSEHNTTTFLPVPIDLFSPYLKK, from the coding sequence ATGCCTGAACCTATCGCTTTTCTCGTTAAACTCGCCCCGTGGGTGGTGGCCGTTTTCATCCTCGGCTCGATTGCGTTGCCGAACATGATGCGCATTTTGCGCGAGTACGAACGCGGCGTCATCTTCCGCCTCGGCAAACTGCTGGGCGAAAAAGGTCCCGGCCTCATCTTCCTGATTCCGTTCGTGGATCGCATGGTGAAGATGGATCTGCGCGTGGTGACCATTGACGTCGCCAAACAGGAAGTCATGACTCGCGACAACGTGCCGGTCTCGGTGGACGCCGTGGTTTATTTCCGCGTGATTGATTCGACTTCGGCAGTGGTCAAGGTGGAGAACTTTTTGAAAGCCACCTCGCTGATTGCGCAAACAACGCTGCGCAGTGTGCTGGGCCAGGCGGAACTGGACGAGTTGCTCGCGCACCGCGACAAAATCAACCAGACGTTGCAGGAGATCATTGATCGGCAGACGGATCCCTGGGGCATCAAGGTCACGGCGGTGGAAGTGAAGGACGTGGCGTTGCCCGACGGCATGAAGCGCGCCATGGCCAAGCAGGCCGAGGCCGAGCGGGAACGACGCGCCAAAATCGTCAATGCCGAAGGCGAATTCCAAGCTGCCGAGAAAATGGTGCAGGCCGGACAAATGATCAGTCAGGAGCCGATCGCATTGCAATTGCGCTTCCTGCAAACCATGCGCGAAATCTCCAGCGAACATAACACGACCACTTTCCTGCCGGTACCGATTGACCTGTTCAGTCCGTACCTTAAGAAGTAG
- a CDS encoding NAD(P)H-binding protein — protein MRVAVTGAFGYSGRYIAQRLLTAGHEVLTLTNSMHRENPFGRRVQVAPFHFDQPELLRQSLAGIDALINTYWVRFDHKLFTHAQAVANTRVMFAAAQQAGVRRIVHISITNPDLHSPLPYFRGKAELEENLKTLGVSYCILRPTVLFGKEDILINNIAWALRHLPVFGVYGKGDYRLQPIYVDDLAAAAVEQAAGSGNQIIQAIGPETFTYRELVKMIARRLNLRRLIVGVPPALGYWSCRVLGWLVRDVIATREEVRGLMENRLVVDAPPLGQTKLTEWVEQHKATLGRHYTSEMARRRNRVSSYQAN, from the coding sequence ATGCGAGTAGCGGTTACAGGCGCATTTGGATACTCGGGACGCTATATCGCGCAGCGTTTGCTGACCGCGGGTCACGAGGTGTTGACCCTCACAAATTCGATGCACCGGGAAAATCCGTTTGGGCGTCGGGTCCAAGTCGCGCCGTTTCACTTCGATCAACCCGAATTGCTGCGGCAATCGTTGGCGGGCATTGACGCGTTGATCAACACCTATTGGGTGCGGTTCGATCACAAACTCTTCACGCACGCACAGGCCGTGGCGAACACGCGCGTCATGTTTGCGGCCGCACAACAGGCGGGCGTGCGGCGGATCGTGCATATCAGCATTACCAATCCCGACCTACATTCCCCTCTGCCCTACTTTCGCGGTAAAGCGGAACTGGAGGAAAATCTCAAGACCTTGGGCGTTTCGTACTGCATCCTGCGACCCACGGTCTTGTTTGGAAAGGAAGACATCTTGATCAATAACATCGCCTGGGCGCTGCGGCATCTGCCGGTGTTTGGAGTCTATGGGAAAGGGGATTACCGGTTGCAGCCCATCTACGTTGATGATCTCGCGGCCGCCGCAGTGGAGCAGGCCGCCGGTTCGGGAAATCAAATCATCCAGGCCATTGGACCGGAAACATTCACCTACCGGGAGTTGGTGAAAATGATCGCGCGCCGACTAAATCTGCGGCGTCTGATCGTTGGCGTTCCGCCAGCGCTGGGCTACTGGAGCTGCCGGGTCCTGGGTTGGCTGGTTCGTGATGTAATCGCCACGCGCGAAGAAGTCCGGGGCTTGATGGAAAATCGTCTGGTGGTGGACGCACCACCGCTTGGCCAGACCAAGCTGACCGAGTGGGTGGAACAACATAAAGCCACGTTGGGTCGCCATTACACCAGTGAAATGGCCCGACGACGAAATCGCGTTTCCAGTTATCAGGCGAACTGA
- a CDS encoding type II secretion system GspH family protein, with product MRSANLKLFSARLTGLHRRAFTLIELLVVMAIIGILAAMLLPSLSGAKRSAHAIACISNLRQVGLALTAYVADNGDRLPICAGYLPSQQSQLPPITTTLFPRQPTNQVFRCPAEHAIFDAERTSYAWNFWLNDAPYSAPEWATIYTNEASVIVRILFGSRENTPILGDANPFHSRGSTLNGKNVLYFDGRVEKGRNM from the coding sequence ATGCGCTCCGCCAACCTTAAACTTTTTTCCGCGCGTCTGACGGGGCTGCATCGTCGGGCGTTTACTTTAATCGAACTATTGGTGGTGATGGCGATCATCGGAATTTTGGCGGCCATGCTGTTGCCGTCGTTGTCCGGGGCCAAGCGGAGCGCTCATGCCATCGCCTGCATCAGCAACCTGCGTCAAGTGGGACTGGCGCTGACGGCTTACGTGGCGGACAACGGAGATCGCCTGCCCATTTGCGCCGGTTATCTGCCCAGTCAACAAAGCCAGTTGCCGCCCATCACCACCACACTGTTCCCCAGGCAACCCACCAATCAGGTCTTTCGCTGTCCAGCGGAACACGCCATTTTTGATGCGGAGCGGACCAGTTATGCGTGGAACTTCTGGTTGAACGACGCGCCCTACTCGGCGCCGGAATGGGCCACCATTTACACGAATGAAGCGAGCGTAATTGTGCGTATTCTTTTTGGTAGTCGGGAGAACACCCCAATTTTAGGCGACGCCAATCCGTTTCACAGCCGCGGCAGCACCCTCAACGGCAAGAACGTACTCTATTTTGATGGCCGGGTTGAAAAGGGAAGAAATATGTAG
- the rbsK gene encoding ribokinase — protein MAKHSVLVVGSSNTDMIIKLDRIPKPGETIIGGEFTTAAGGKGANQAVGAARAGGEVTFIARVGRDMFGDKAVAGFVADRIRTDFIVRDSKSPSGVALIFVDAKGENSIAVASGANGQLTPADVLKAKSAFTTDGILVLQLETPLRTVQAAAERAVASRMRVILNPAPAQALPNKLLRQLYLLTPNESEAELLTGITVKDEKSARRAAAALRQRGVRNVIVTLGARGALVDGADGAGFIPAFKVKPVDSTAAGDVFNGALAVGLAEGKSLLDAARFGAAAAAISVTRLGAQTSAPTRKEIDRLLTGAKQTSATRKR, from the coding sequence ATGGCCAAACATTCTGTGCTCGTGGTCGGCAGTTCCAACACCGACATGATCATCAAACTGGATCGGATTCCGAAACCGGGAGAAACCATCATCGGCGGCGAATTCACCACCGCCGCCGGGGGCAAAGGCGCCAACCAAGCCGTTGGCGCGGCGCGGGCCGGCGGCGAAGTGACCTTCATTGCGCGCGTTGGTCGCGACATGTTCGGCGACAAAGCGGTGGCCGGATTTGTGGCGGATCGGATTCGCACCGACTTTATCGTGCGCGACAGCAAAAGTCCCTCGGGCGTGGCGTTGATCTTTGTGGATGCAAAAGGGGAGAACAGCATTGCGGTCGCCTCCGGAGCGAACGGCCAGTTAACCCCTGCCGACGTTCTCAAGGCCAAAAGCGCCTTTACGACCGACGGCATTCTGGTGCTCCAACTCGAAACGCCGCTGCGAACCGTGCAAGCCGCCGCGGAACGCGCCGTCGCGTCAAGGATGCGGGTCATTTTGAATCCGGCCCCGGCGCAGGCCTTGCCCAACAAACTGCTCCGCCAGCTATATCTCTTAACGCCCAATGAGAGCGAAGCGGAATTACTCACCGGGATCACGGTCAAAGACGAGAAGTCGGCCCGTCGGGCGGCGGCAGCGTTGCGCCAACGCGGCGTTCGTAATGTCATTGTAACCTTGGGCGCTCGCGGCGCGTTGGTGGATGGTGCTGATGGCGCGGGTTTTATTCCCGCGTTCAAGGTAAAGCCGGTGGACAGCACGGCCGCTGGCGATGTGTTTAATGGCGCCTTGGCGGTGGGCTTGGCCGAGGGCAAATCGCTGTTGGACGCCGCGCGGTTCGGTGCCGCCGCAGCCGCCATCAGTGTGACTCGACTGGGCGCACAAACGTCCGCGCCAACCCGTAAGGAAATTGATCGGTTACTGACCGGTGCGAAGCAAACGTCAGCCACTCGGAAGCGCTGA
- a CDS encoding GRP family sugar transporter — protein sequence MIIIESYAVAVVMCIITMLCWGSWANTQKLASKEWRFQLFYWDYAIGVLVLALLLAFTMGSTGDGGRGFLADLKQADSRWLTSAFIGGVIFNLSNILLVAAIDIAGMAVAFPIGVGLALVLGVITTYWSTGDGNAPMLALGVAAIAVAIVLDALAYKRLSSGAKKTPVKGIVISIAAGLLMGFFYKYVAQAMGKIETDGDVAVLEAGKLSPYTAVVLFSLGLLLSNFIWNSIMMVKPFTGPPVRFGDYFKGSARLHLVGILGGMIWNLGMSFSIIASTKAGAALSYGLGQGATMIGAFWGVFIWKEFKGAPTGTNKFLVAMFIFYLLGLSILIASKL from the coding sequence ATGATCATCATCGAATCATACGCGGTCGCCGTGGTGATGTGCATCATCACGATGTTATGCTGGGGCTCCTGGGCCAACACCCAAAAGCTGGCCAGTAAGGAATGGCGCTTCCAACTTTTTTACTGGGATTACGCCATCGGCGTGTTGGTGTTGGCGCTGCTGCTCGCCTTCACCATGGGCAGCACAGGCGATGGCGGACGCGGGTTCTTGGCCGATCTCAAGCAGGCCGATTCGCGCTGGCTGACCTCCGCTTTCATCGGTGGCGTAATTTTCAATCTCTCGAACATTCTGCTCGTGGCGGCGATTGATATTGCCGGCATGGCGGTCGCCTTCCCGATCGGCGTTGGGTTGGCGTTGGTGCTTGGCGTGATCACCACTTACTGGTCCACCGGGGATGGCAATGCTCCCATGCTTGCTCTCGGCGTGGCCGCTATTGCGGTGGCCATCGTCCTGGACGCCCTCGCTTACAAACGCCTCTCCAGCGGGGCCAAGAAAACGCCGGTGAAAGGCATCGTGATTTCCATCGCCGCCGGTTTGCTCATGGGCTTCTTTTACAAGTATGTCGCGCAGGCGATGGGCAAAATTGAAACGGACGGTGACGTGGCGGTGCTCGAAGCCGGGAAGTTGAGTCCATATACGGCGGTGGTGCTCTTCAGTTTGGGATTGTTGCTGTCCAATTTCATCTGGAACAGCATCATGATGGTCAAACCGTTTACTGGCCCGCCCGTGCGCTTCGGCGACTACTTCAAAGGCAGCGCGCGATTGCATCTGGTTGGCATTCTCGGGGGAATGATCTGGAACTTGGGCATGTCCTTCAGCATCATTGCCAGCACCAAAGCGGGTGCGGCGCTCTCTTACGGTTTGGGCCAGGGAGCGACCATGATCGGCGCATTTTGGGGTGTGTTCATTTGGAAAGAATTCAAAGGCGCGCCGACTGGCACGAACAAATTCCTGGTGGCGATGTTCATTTTCTATTTGCTGGGATTGTCTATTTTAATCGCCTCCAAATTATGA
- a CDS encoding Crp/Fnr family transcriptional regulator, translating to MTALSELKTMALVNVLRGCQLFAGLPLADLQNVAAISTIKALRKGEYLFRETTPTHGFYVVQTGAINVHRVSATGKEQIIRVFRPGESFAEVSLASEHGYPADARALADSQVVLVQKSGIIALLKQQPTLALRMLSAMSSHLRVLVGQLEDLTMKDVETRLANWLVKRCPDREGQQPVSIKLPMAKRVLAAELGTVSETLSRTLAKFRELRLVTVKGATITVLSPAQLYALLRRNLGE from the coding sequence ATGACGGCTTTGAGCGAACTTAAAACCATGGCGCTGGTGAATGTGCTGCGCGGTTGTCAGCTCTTCGCCGGATTGCCCCTGGCGGATCTGCAAAATGTGGCGGCCATCTCGACGATCAAGGCGTTGCGCAAAGGCGAGTATTTATTTCGCGAGACTACGCCCACGCACGGATTTTACGTGGTGCAAACCGGCGCGATCAACGTGCATCGCGTCAGTGCGACCGGCAAGGAACAGATCATTCGCGTCTTTCGTCCCGGCGAATCGTTTGCGGAAGTGTCGCTCGCTTCCGAGCATGGTTATCCCGCCGACGCCCGGGCGTTGGCGGATTCGCAAGTGGTGTTGGTGCAAAAAAGCGGCATCATCGCGCTGCTGAAACAACAGCCGACGCTCGCGTTGCGCATGTTGAGCGCCATGAGCAGCCATTTGCGCGTGTTGGTGGGACAGTTGGAGGACCTGACGATGAAGGACGTCGAAACCCGCCTGGCCAACTGGCTCGTGAAACGGTGTCCGGATCGCGAAGGTCAGCAGCCGGTGTCAATCAAACTGCCCATGGCGAAGCGCGTGTTGGCCGCGGAGCTGGGCACGGTCAGTGAAACCCTTTCGCGCACTTTGGCGAAATTTCGGGAACTGCGATTGGTGACGGTAAAAGGCGCCACGATTACGGTTCTGTCGCCCGCCCAATTGTACGCGCTGCTGCGGCGCAACCTCGGCGAATGA
- a CDS encoding MoaD/ThiS family protein — protein MRILFFAQLKDITRCAEMTLTGAATDADGIWRAVLAVHPGLERFRGSVRLAKNSEYATPDTRFTETDEVALIPPVSGG, from the coding sequence ATGCGTATTCTTTTCTTTGCTCAACTCAAGGATATCACCCGCTGCGCAGAGATGACCTTGACCGGCGCGGCGACTGACGCCGACGGAATTTGGCGCGCGGTCCTGGCGGTGCATCCGGGATTGGAACGATTTCGCGGTTCGGTTCGCCTGGCGAAAAATTCCGAATACGCCACACCGGACACCCGGTTCACTGAAACGGACGAAGTGGCTCTGATTCCTCCCGTGTCCGGCGGTTGA
- a CDS encoding molybdenum cofactor biosynthesis protein MoaE gives MQIQIQLTNKPIPEHLPQPAIARLGAWVEFRGVVRGEENGEPIAALEYEAYAPMAEREIRRLLNDLAQTSPGLAVQVIHRVGTISVGETAVYVGVAAVHRAEAFTLLTEFMNCLKQDVPIWKRRARPQVSSAPAAVTSSVAASGKAASAIEVLQLLSKLCLPLATERVPLTEARGRVLREAVCAPEDQPPFDRSAVDGYAVRLDDASATFQIVDEIRAGDWKPRPLERGQAVRIATGGALPADNLQVVMKEFAQVQGNTLTFSERDAERYIRRRGEDATAGQQLLDVGAVLSAGALGLLASVGCTNPLVTRRPNTLHLATGNEIVAPEQNPTRGQIRDSNSTLVREILGQWKLVAQQRRLAEDEAQLAAELQHLDPTLDLLLISGGASVGKHDFTRRRLEDAGFKIHVSKANVRPGKPLIVAQRGNTLAFGLPGNPLAHFVCLHLYVRIALAHWSAVAEKPGFQRGRLATELRADGNPRETFWPARYDWRDGAAALTPLRWSSSGDLTALAEANALLRVASGTETLPPGSAVAFWPC, from the coding sequence ATGCAAATCCAAATTCAACTCACCAATAAACCAATCCCCGAGCACCTGCCGCAGCCGGCCATCGCCCGGCTCGGGGCTTGGGTGGAATTTCGCGGCGTCGTGCGGGGCGAAGAGAATGGTGAACCCATCGCCGCGTTGGAATACGAAGCGTACGCGCCGATGGCCGAACGCGAAATCCGCCGCCTGCTGAATGACCTCGCGCAAACCAGCCCCGGCCTGGCGGTGCAGGTGATTCACCGCGTCGGCACTATTTCGGTGGGCGAAACGGCAGTTTACGTCGGCGTGGCGGCTGTGCATCGCGCGGAAGCGTTTACACTGCTCACCGAATTCATGAACTGCTTGAAGCAGGACGTGCCGATCTGGAAACGGCGCGCGCGGCCGCAAGTAAGTTCTGCGCCCGCAGCCGTAACTTCGTCCGTAGCTGCTTCGGGCAAAGCCGCCTCAGCCATCGAGGTGCTGCAATTGCTCAGCAAGCTCTGTTTGCCATTGGCGACCGAGCGCGTTCCCTTAACCGAAGCGCGCGGCCGGGTCCTGCGGGAAGCGGTCTGTGCGCCCGAGGATCAACCGCCTTTCGATCGCTCGGCGGTGGACGGTTACGCCGTGCGGCTGGATGATGCGTCCGCGACGTTCCAAATCGTGGATGAAATCCGCGCGGGCGACTGGAAACCGCGCCCGCTGGAACGCGGCCAGGCCGTGCGCATCGCCACCGGCGGCGCTTTGCCGGCTGACAATTTGCAAGTGGTGATGAAGGAATTCGCCCAGGTGCAGGGCAACACTTTGACATTCTCTGAACGCGATGCCGAACGCTATATTCGCCGGCGCGGCGAGGATGCAACCGCGGGTCAGCAACTGTTGGACGTTGGCGCGGTGTTATCGGCGGGCGCGCTCGGCTTGCTCGCCAGCGTTGGCTGCACAAACCCGTTGGTTACGCGACGACCGAACACGTTGCATCTGGCGACCGGAAATGAAATTGTGGCGCCGGAACAGAATCCCACGCGCGGCCAGATTCGCGACTCCAATTCAACACTAGTGCGTGAGATTCTTGGTCAATGGAAGTTGGTTGCCCAGCAACGTCGCCTGGCCGAAGACGAGGCCCAACTGGCCGCGGAATTGCAGCATCTCGATCCGACGCTTGATCTGTTGTTGATCTCGGGTGGCGCGAGCGTCGGGAAACATGATTTCACCCGCCGCCGGCTGGAGGACGCCGGCTTCAAAATTCACGTCAGCAAAGCCAATGTCCGTCCCGGCAAACCACTCATCGTGGCGCAACGCGGCAACACGCTCGCGTTTGGTCTGCCCGGCAATCCTCTGGCGCACTTTGTGTGTTTGCACTTGTACGTGCGCATCGCGCTGGCGCATTGGTCGGCGGTGGCGGAAAAACCCGGATTTCAGAGGGGTCGGCTCGCGACGGAACTGCGGGCCGACGGCAATCCGCGCGAAACCTTCTGGCCGGCGCGATATGATTGGAGAGACGGAGCCGCCGCGTTGACGCCATTGCGTTGGAGCAGTTCCGGCGATCTCACGGCTTTGGCGGAAGCGAATGCGTTGCTGCGCGTCGCCAGTGGAACTGAGACCCTGCCGCCCGGCAGCGCGGTGGCGTTTTGGCCGTGTTAA
- the moaC gene encoding cyclic pyranopterin monophosphate synthase MoaC, which translates to MKKFSHLDGQGSAHMVNVGAKPTQRRRARAVAALVCQPATLRALRRNALPKGDVLTVAQVAGIQAAKRTAELIPLCHPLALCHVAVNFKVQRDRVIVECATETQAPTGVEMEALTGASVAALTLYDMCKAVDKTMSIEGVRVTEKVKE; encoded by the coding sequence ATGAAAAAATTCTCGCATCTGGATGGTCAAGGTTCGGCGCACATGGTGAACGTGGGCGCAAAACCCACGCAACGCCGGCGTGCCCGGGCGGTGGCGGCGCTGGTTTGCCAGCCAGCAACCCTTCGCGCGCTGCGCCGCAACGCGCTGCCGAAAGGCGACGTGTTGACCGTGGCGCAAGTCGCCGGCATCCAGGCGGCCAAGCGTACTGCGGAGTTGATTCCACTCTGTCATCCACTGGCCTTGTGCCATGTGGCGGTAAATTTTAAGGTGCAACGGGATCGAGTAATCGTGGAATGTGCAACTGAAACCCAGGCGCCGACGGGCGTGGAGATGGAAGCGTTAACCGGCGCGAGTGTCGCGGCGTTGACGCTTTACGACATGTGCAAAGCCGTGGATAAAACCATGAGCATCGAAGGCGTGCGCGTCACCGAAAAGGTGAAGGAATGA
- the mog gene encoding molybdopterin adenylyltransferase produces MKIGRVTISDRASTGVYADRSGPEIEAVLREFLPEAQFHAELLPDEPDQISAVLRRLTDELACDLVVTTGGTGITPRDVTPEATRSVLDRELPGFGEAMRMGSFATVKTAILSRAIAGTRGRSLILNLPGKPSAVRECLEILAPALTEALALLREGEAHVCGQTK; encoded by the coding sequence ATGAAGATTGGTCGCGTCACCATTAGTGATCGGGCCAGCACCGGCGTTTACGCGGACCGGAGCGGGCCGGAGATTGAAGCGGTCCTGCGGGAGTTCCTCCCGGAAGCGCAGTTCCATGCGGAGCTGCTGCCGGATGAACCGGATCAAATCAGCGCGGTGCTGCGCCGGCTTACGGACGAATTGGCCTGCGATCTCGTCGTGACCACGGGCGGAACGGGAATCACCCCGCGCGACGTCACTCCGGAAGCGACGCGATCAGTTTTGGACCGTGAACTGCCCGGCTTCGGCGAGGCGATGCGAATGGGTTCGTTCGCCACGGTCAAAACCGCCATTCTCTCCCGGGCCATCGCGGGAACGCGCGGACGCAGTTTGATCCTCAACCTGCCCGGCAAACCTTCCGCGGTGCGGGAGTGTTTGGAGATTCTTGCGCCAGCGCTCACCGAAGCTCTGGCGTTGTTGCGCGAAGGCGAAGCGCACGTTTGCGGACAAACGAAATGA
- the moaA gene encoding GTP 3',8-cyclase MoaA gives MDSFGRTIDYFRISVTDRCNERCLYCMPEGYKGWEQKADHLSGAEILRVVRVAAGLGFRKFRLTGGEPLVRTDLVEIVRSMRALPGVEHIGISTNGLKLAALAQPLRDAGAQTVNVSLDTLDPALYHRITGGDVNRVLAGIHAAVQAGFTSVKLNLVLMRGVNENGIWPLVLFAAEHELPLRLIELMPLTRTDVLTEKNFLGVGEAMALLRQHDELIPQPDWRLGFGPARYYQLQRTGARVGFIGAMTNLHFCEACNKMRLTADGKIRPCLGDHGEIDLRETLRNTTDDAAVRELFLLALQRKPLEHSFRSAYQPRRPMTAIGG, from the coding sequence ATGGACTCGTTTGGCCGCACCATTGATTACTTCCGCATCTCGGTCACCGACCGGTGCAACGAGCGTTGTCTGTATTGCATGCCCGAGGGCTACAAAGGCTGGGAGCAAAAAGCGGATCACCTGAGCGGCGCGGAAATTTTGCGCGTGGTTCGGGTGGCAGCGGGTCTGGGCTTTCGCAAATTCCGCCTGACCGGCGGCGAGCCGTTGGTTCGCACAGACCTGGTGGAGATTGTGCGCTCCATGCGAGCGCTCCCCGGCGTGGAGCACATCGGCATTTCCACGAACGGCTTAAAGCTCGCCGCGCTGGCGCAACCGCTGCGCGATGCCGGGGCGCAGACCGTAAACGTCAGCTTGGACACATTGGATCCGGCGCTCTACCACCGCATCACCGGAGGCGATGTGAATCGGGTGCTCGCGGGCATTCACGCCGCGGTCCAAGCCGGTTTCACCAGCGTAAAATTAAACCTGGTGCTGATGCGCGGGGTGAACGAGAACGGGATTTGGCCGCTCGTATTGTTCGCCGCCGAACACGAATTGCCGCTCCGCCTCATTGAGTTGATGCCGCTCACCCGCACCGACGTGTTGACGGAAAAAAATTTCCTCGGCGTCGGCGAAGCGATGGCTTTGCTGCGGCAGCACGACGAATTGATTCCGCAACCGGATTGGCGGTTGGGGTTTGGCCCGGCCCGGTATTACCAGCTCCAGCGCACGGGGGCGCGGGTGGGATTCATCGGCGCGATGACCAATCTGCACTTCTGCGAAGCCTGCAACAAAATGCGCCTGACCGCCGATGGCAAAATCCGTCCGTGCCTGGGCGATCACGGCGAGATTGATCTGCGCGAAACCTTGCGCAACACGACCGATGACGCGGCGGTGCGCGAACTATTTTTGCTCGCCTTGCAACGCAAACCGCTCGAACACTCCTTCCGAAGCGCGTACCAACCGCGCCGGCCCATGACCGCCATTGGCGGATGA
- a CDS encoding energy transducer TonB, with translation MSGAVRLEATGNNAISGLAPIGVRAQPNYRKNPEPVYPLAARRRRQEGLVLLSVTVSAEGRATQVMVKQSSGVAVLDEAALRAVQDWEFEPARMGRKALSSEIEVPVRFQLHP, from the coding sequence GTGTCGGGAGCAGTCCGTTTGGAGGCAACCGGGAACAACGCAATTTCGGGGCTTGCTCCGATCGGTGTGCGCGCCCAACCGAACTATCGTAAGAATCCTGAACCGGTGTACCCTTTGGCGGCGCGGCGCCGTCGCCAGGAAGGGTTGGTTTTATTGTCCGTCACGGTGAGCGCCGAAGGTCGGGCGACCCAGGTGATGGTGAAGCAAAGTTCCGGCGTGGCGGTGCTGGACGAGGCCGCATTGCGCGCCGTTCAGGATTGGGAATTTGAGCCAGCCCGTATGGGGCGCAAAGCGTTGTCGTCAGAAATCGAAGTGCCGGTGCGTTTCCAATTACACCCTTGA